The bacterium sequence CTTCGGTTAAAGTTTGGCAGCTCGTAATCGCCGGATAATCTTCAGTTAAAACAAGACCAAGCCCAAAATCTTCAGGAAAAACGACCAAAACATCCGTATTTTTGCCAGCTTTGTCAGCCACTTGCGACAAAATAGAGGAGACTTTTTGTTCAAAGGCCGCCGCAGAGGCATAATGATCAAGTGCAGCTTGAATTTGGATTGCCGCTAAAATTAACGGTCTTTGAAGTTTAATATCCGATACAATCTCTAACATCTTGTAATTACGACTATACCTTCAACGGGCGGCGCTTGTCTTAGATTGACACTTCCACCTACATGCTGGTACACTTAATTTGTAATTGGATCAATCGGAGGGCGAATTAGTGCCGTTGTGCGAGCATGCCCCTTGAGGCGTTTTCGCAGAGCGGCATTTGCGACCTCCGAATGATTGCTGGTCGACGTGTTTTTACGCTTCAAAAAACCTTCAATCATTGATCCCACTTGAACAGCATCTGGAGGATTCAGAATGCCTTTACCAAAGGAAAACAAGGCGGAAATAGTAACCACTTACCAAACGCACGAAGGCGACACCGGTTCAGCCGAAGTGCAAGTGGCAATTTATACGGCTCGCATATTTCAGATTACCGATCACCTGCGAACGCATAAGAAAGATTTCCACTCTCGACGCGGTCTCCTCATTCTCGTCGGTAAACGACGCCGCTTTCTAAAATATATTTACTCACGGGACGTCCAACGCTACCGCGATCTAATCGGTCGACTTGGTATCCGCGATCAGATCGGTGCGGCAG is a genomic window containing:
- the rpsO gene encoding 30S ribosomal protein S15, with the translated sequence MPLPKENKAEIVTTYQTHEGDTGSAEVQVAIYTARIFQITDHLRTHKKDFHSRRGLLILVGKRRRFLKYIYSRDVQRYRDLIGRLGIRDQIGAA